In the genome of uncultured Sphaerochaeta sp., the window CCAAGAATGTCAGCAGCAAGAAATCCAAGAAAGCCAAAGCAACCAAATCTGTCCCCACAGAGAGCACGGACGTTGTATGGAATGCTTCCGATTGGCTCCAGGAACGCAATCTCAAGGCAGGAGCTTAGTAGGCTCTGGGACTTGGGCGACAGGGCGGTACGGCAGGTCATTGCTGAATTGAGGCAGATGGACTTTGGTGATGAATTCATCATCGTCTCCTACTCAGACGGCAAGGGATACTACCGTACCTCTGATATCGCTGAGATAGAGGCGTTCGCCGCAGAGATGAGGTCAAGGGCATTGCAAATCTTTGCTCCCCTCAAGAAGGCGAACAGGATCATTCGAGAGAACGGGTCACTGACCCTTGGGCTATAGGAGTTTTCATGCCGAGTGCGAGAGAGAAGGCGCTGACTGCATTCCAGAAATACCGAAGATACTTACTTGCTGATGGGAATGGTTACGCCACGTGCATATCGTGCGGCAAGGTTGGACATGTTTCCAAGATGGACGGAGGTCACTACGAAAGCCGGAAAAACAAGGCCACGGAGCTTGAGCCGGACAACGTATGGCCCCAATGCAAATATTGCAATGGTCCGCTGTCTGGGAACCACGTTGCGTATAGGAATCGTCTGATCTCACGCATCGGCATGGAACGTTTACAGCGATTGGAGAATATGGTCATGGCTTCCAAAGGCTCTGAGGAAGCGATGGAGAGCTTGTCTGAGGTGGATAGGAAAGCGATTACCACCAAGAAAAGGGACAAGGATTATCTGGAGATTGCAAAGCGATATGACAAGCTTGCAAAGGAACTGGAGAAGGAGAAGTTGATAAAAAATGCGTAAGATGTTTTTCTTCCGGCACTACATGACAGAGCTTCAGAACCCTAACATCGCCGCACTATTCAAGCGGCATGGTGCAAGGGGGTACGGATTGTACTGGTATCTTCTGGAGCGCCTCTACTCAAAAGATACCAACACTCTGACCTACAACAAGGACCTTGAGAAAGAGCTTGCAAAGGCTCTGAGAATGCCTTGCTGGAGGGTGAGGACGATAGTCAAGGACTTGGAGGTATTGAGGCTTGTGGAGATCACCTCAAGCGGTCTGCTCTCAAGCAGCAGGGTTGATTACGAGGTTAAGGAAGTGCGAGAGACGATGGCCAAGAAGCGGGGGTAGGCCACCCCCACCTTACCAAGAACGCTGATGAGGCAAGTCAAACGAGTGAATCACGCAAGCTAATAACAGCAAGTAAACGGAGTGAGCCAAAACCAAAGAAACAAGCAAGTTAATGGAGTGAATCATACCTTAGAAAAGAGCATCTGAAGTGAGTGAACCAAAATTGGAAAAAGAAGCACCGTTTGGAAGTGAACCATTAGGTAGTGACAAGAGCAAAGGCGAGAGTGAACCGATACGCCGAGATATACAGAATAGAAAAGTGAACCAAAAGAAAGGATAAGTGCGAATTCGTAGAGTGAGCCAACCAGAAGACGAGAACAGGTAATGAGAGCGAACCGATAGCCCGAATTGAGGCAACCAAGTACGAGTGAACCAATCTCAGTGAAAAGACCATTTATTCATAAGTGAACCGAAAACGGATACAAGAGCAAAAACGCAGAGTGAACCGAAAACAGATAGAAAAAGCATAAATCCAAAGTGAACCAACGGCCACGAGAAAAGCAAGCGCCGGGAGTGAGCCTGCAACCATAAGAAAATCAAAACAAATGAGCGGACCAATACAATAGAAGAACCAAGTGCATGAAGTGAACCAACAGCGACTACAAGAACAAGTGCCGGGAGTGAGCCAACAGCCACTACAAAAGCAAGTGCGGGGAGCGAACCAACATTAAGTGATGAGCATATATATTGAGTGAGCCGACACTGTGAACAACAGCAAAATTTTTAAGCGAACCATTTCTTGAGAATTCAAGCGTATATAACAAGTGGACCAATGAAAAAAGTACCAAAGCAGACCTGCAAGAGTGAACCAATCGGAGACGAGTTTTCCAATACAAATGAGTGGACCGTAATGAACGAAGAAAATCGAATTTAAAAAGTGAACCAAGGAGAGTAAAAATGTCTGAGTACGAAGTTAAGAGACAGAGAATCAAAGGAATCGTGAGAACCATCTATGACTACCAAGATATCAGGATCAAGATGGGAAACCGCCTGAGATTCAAGGCTGATGGGTCTGACCAGAAAGACAACGGAACGGCGATGATAATCAACAATGAGGACATCCCTTCCCTTGTAGATGCCTTCCAGGATTCGAAAGATACCGAGGAAGCATTGGTCAAGTCGCTGAAGAGAGAACTGAAGGGAATCAAGGTCTACGATGATTTCCTCAAGAACGTAAAGGGTGTCGGCCCCATGATGGCAGCAGTCATCATTGCCGAGTATGACATTCACAAGGCCCATACCATTTCCGCAATGAACCAGTTCACTGGCCTCAATCCGGGAATGGTGTATGGAAGGAAGAAGTCTGGAGATAATATTGTTGTCACCGATACGCTCATCAAGGGCGACAAGCTCACCGCTGGCTTCCTCTCACCGTACAATGTGAGGCTTCGGACAAAGATGATCGGCGTTCTTGCCCCATCTTTCATCAAGAGCAAATCACCGTATTCCAAATTCTATTACGACTACAAGGAGAGGCTGAAGAATAAGGAGACCATGATTGAGGGTAGGGACAAGGCTTGGAACGAGACAAGCGACCTGCACCGTCACAACGCAGCAATGAGGTACATGATTAAATGCTTCATCCGGGACCTGTATTACGTCTGGAGAGAGAGCGAAGGCCTTCCTACCAGATGCCCCTACGAAGAAGAGTACCTTGGACGCAAACACCATATTTATGAAGGAGAGATAGCATGAAAAAGCCATGTCAATATTGTGAGTTGGGAGATGATTCAAAGTCTCTTCATTGTGAGATTGGGAGCGGAGAAGCCTTCGTGGAAAGAGGATATATCTACGTGAATCTTGGTTCGGTTGATGCTCAGTTTAGTATTAGGTATTGCCCGAATTGCGGAAGAGAGCTTGATATACCTGGAGATAATTCATGAAAAGCTTTGAATCAATGAGAGATTCGCTGAGTAAGAAGTCAGAAGAACCAAGTGGCAGGGAGGCCTCATGTCAATAAAGTTGCCGATCATCGCAGGGGTTCAAGACACTCCCGGCATTGAAGCTATGATTTTTGCAATCGATGTGAGAAATGAAAGCCAGGTTGAGGTGTATTTCCATCCGAAGCGTGTGGGCAGGGTTCAATACTTCAACGACAAGAATCTTATCCTCAGCAAGCACAATTTCTGTGTCTGCATGAGTTTTGATGCTCTTCGTGACGTACTGAGCGGAACGCAGATTACTGTAGATGGATATATAGATGAAATGGAGTAGCAAATGGGTGTAGATTATCTTGCAAAGATGCTCATGGAAGAAGTGGAAGCGTTGAAGCCAAAGGCCGAGGCTTATGACAAAATGATGGCAGAAGGCAATCGGAAGGTCTTTGTAGTTACAAGCGGTGGCTATGAAGACTTCTCAATAGAAGCTGTGTTCTCAAGCGAGGAGAAGGCGAAGGAGTATTGCGATATCAACAATGTCGGCCTTCCCTATCCCAACTATCACTACTCTGATTATCTCATTGATGATTATGTGGTGAAGTATCCAGTAATTTATGAGGTTGGGTACAGGCCGAAGTATGCTGAAGATGATCCAAGGAGAATGGAATTCTACCGGGTTGACGAATATTCAGACGAATACATTGATGAATTTGGTGTGTTTGGTTGCTGTGTCGAATACAACAAGAACTTCTCTGTCATGAAAGAGGAAGTGCTTAGAAAGTATTGGGCATTCACCAAACAGCAGAAGGAAAATGAGTGATGGGCTGGACACTTGTGTCTGAAGGGCTTCCTGTTGGGAGGAAGCCTACCTACCCACCTCCGTTCTGCAATAGGTACTACGACAAGTATCTGGTGACAAATGGTTGTGGGGATGTATTCTTCGCATTCTATGTGGAGAGGTATGGTGAATGGATGTTCGTGAATCCGTTCAATCACAATGAGATCAAAAATGTTTATGCTTGGATTGACGGAAATCTAGCACCAACCAAATTGACCGAGGCAACAGAATGACAATCAAGCAGCTACAGAACAAATGCTTTGGACACGCACTCTCTCACGGCTTCCTCCACAAGAATATGAACATAGCGGAGATGCTGTGCGAAGTCCACGGAGAGGTAAGCGAGGCTCTCACTGCATTGCAGAGCAAGAGGAGGGCAGATCTAAGGAGTTACGAGAAGACATTCTCCGATGAGCGTTTCGCATGTTATGTGAAAGATTCTCTGGAAGATGAGCTTGCTGACATTGTTATGAGGGTCGCTACACTCTGCGGTTATCTTGAGATAGACCTAGAGAAGCATATCGCCTACAAAATCGAATTCAACAAGAATCGTGGGTATCTCCACGGAAAGTATCAAATGCCAAGCCTGTCGTAAGATGGGCTTAATCTACATCAGAGAGGTGCTATAGGTTGCATCATGCAATCCCCGTAGTCGCATATGAGAAAAAGGAAACCTTTATCTTTGAGTCGATTGCGGATGCCGCCATTGCGTATGGCGTGAACAAGAAAATCATTGTTGACCGTATCAATGATGGGTGTACCCTCAAAGATGGATACACCACCCTGGATTGGTATTCCAGTGAATCTGAGACGGTGGAAGAGCTGAAGGAGATGAGGCAATACATCCCTGTAGGCTGATTATCCTGATCTGACAAAATACAACAAGAGCAGCGGCATGTCATGATTTTCTCATGGCAGCCTTTTTTCATAAATTTTGACCGTATACTCCCCAATTCATACATGTGTGTATTATATGTAAGGCAACAATCAAGCTATTTGTATGGCCCATAGCATTGATGCCATATTATAGTATTGGTAGACCAAAATCTGGGGGAGCGATTTGGACAAACAAGCGAAATGCAACCAGCAATTATTCAATACCCGCATTTCACGCAAGTGGATGGAAGCAGATGAACAGGCAAGAGAGCTTGAAAGCAAGGATGGCCAGGATCGGATTATCCTGCTGGCTGATGATGATGTATATTCCATACTTACATTGGGCGAATGCTACAAAGCCTTTTCACATTACGAAGATGAAGCAGCTAAGGAAATCCACATCGAGGAAGCATTCTACAATGCACAGGATGGGATGCCAATGTATGCCTTCTTCGATCTGATTCTATCCGTGAGAAACGGTAGTTCAGATTATTTCAACAGGGCATACACCATGATGAAGGCCAAGTATTTTGATATCACTGAAGCCGAGAGAGACATGGATCGGGAAATTGGAACGATGCTAAGGGCCAAATTTCATCCATGCTCCGACTTGTTGTACTTGACGCACTACCTGAAGGAGCATTGGGAGAAATTTGGAAGACCATTCATTTGGGACTAGATGATGTTGCTTAGGCGATCACGAAGACCTTGAAGTTGTTCGAGTCTTCGTTTCCCGTCTCTGTGGTCATAACCTTGTCGATATTTTGTGTGACCCATAAGTTCTTCAATCTGGCTTTTCTCAACTTCGCCCGCAATCATTGTTTGGAAAGTATGGCGTAGACAGTATTGGGTTCGTCCCTTGAGGTCTATGCCTGCTTTCGTAGCAAAAGAATTGAAGTGTTTATTTGAAGTAAAAACTGATAAATAGCCACCATCAATCATAAACAAATATTCTTGATCTTTTGGCATTCTTGCTATGTGTTTGTCTAAAATCCTGCAACACTGGTCAGAAAGCAGACCGATTTTTGATTTCATGCCTTTGTCAGTCGTTTTGATTCGCTTGACTACTTCTTTTGTGAAACTATTTACAGATTGGGAAGTATAGATTCCCTTGAGTTCAGGGTAGTAGTTTGATCTTGTCAACCCAGCAATTTCCCCTGGCCTAAAACCTGTACATTTCATGATAAGGAAATAACTAGCCCACATGAGGCCTCCCCAAACCCAAATAGCTGTGTTGTCAAATTCTGGAAACATTATTGCCATTTCTTCTTCTGTGAAAGGCTGTCTCGGATTCGACTCCTCCGAAATTTTGTCAACTTTCTCGCACGGATTTGATTCGATTAGGCCTAAGTTGACAGCTTCTTTCATGATGTATGACATGCACATGAGAACTTTGTTTTTTGAGTTGGACGCCATCTGCTTTCCGCTTGCAGCTCTCCTCATAGAAATGAACCATTCATCAATCATGATATGGTCAATATTTCTCAAATAGACGTTGCTGAAAGTTGGCAAGATATAATTGCGGAGTCTTCCATCCATTGTGTAGTAATAATACTCGTTGTATCGACGGTTCTTTCTTTCGTTTTTTGCTCTGTATGACCTTTCGTCAGTTCTGGTGTAAAAACCTTCAGAGAATTCCCCAAAAGTAATATCCTTGCTCTTCCTCTCCCTAAGCTGGCATCGAGCCCAATACGTCGCATTCAATTCATCGGAGTAGCCTGTTGATATCCAGGAATCTGATCCCTTGAATTGTACTTGAATGTTTCGTCCTTTCCTTCTGATTAATCTGAAGTCTTTGTGTTCTGCTTGTTGCAGATAGTCTCCAGTGTTTCTTAGCTGGGCTTCAGCCCATTTGATTGCATCTTCTTTGGTATGGCAACCAGAAGAGACCCACTTTTCAGTCCCATCGAAAAAAACCTGAACACATCGCCCAATGTCATTAAGTTAAGAACGGCAAGCTGAATAAGAAAGAAGCTATCAATGAAGAAACCAACGTTTCTGACTTGATAGCTTTCATTTTCAGTTCCGAAGTTATTATTAGGGGCATGATGATCCGAGCCTGCGAACATTTGGAATTGTGCGAGGCATGGGTTTCCGCTAGAATGTAACAAGTCAAGCTGCTCTGTAGATGAACGGGATAAAAGAACGGTGTTCGAGAATTCGGGAAAATGCTCTGTCGTTCCTTACCGGTTGAATGGTCATCGTGAGCTCCTTGACTATTTTCTTGATCGTGATAGTCGGGTCCCTTCCCGAGGCGTACAGTCTCAGTGTCTTGGACAGGTCGGAATAGCTGACCTTGTACAGGAGCTTGCGGTTTTTTATCCTACGGGACAGACTCCTGCCGAAAGCGACCAGTACCGATGTGCAGATGTTGTGGAAGATCATCGAAAGGATTATTTCACCAATGGCTGCAACCTTCTTCCTGGTGTTGCTGAATGACGAACAGTCATCATACTTCAATTGGCGCAAGGTGGTCTCCACGCCCCATCTCAAATGATACAACTCCTTGAGGTCGGCCATCGAGAACTCCGACTGAGGCAGGCTGGTCAGCAGGACCTCATACGAGGTTTCGGAAAGTTGCAGTCTGACGAGCCTGAAAGAATACTCGAAGAAATCGATAATGAGCGGACGGCTCTTCAGGACCTTCCCCAAAGGGTTCCTTGTTGCAGGGATGAACTCGTTGATCACGTTCTGTGGGACATAAATATAGTCAGGATAAATTGCTGGGTTCCTGTGCACGGTAGAGCATCGGGTGTATTTCCTGGTGACAACAGTATCCATCAGACCGTCCTCACCTACCATGTTCCGGTACCTTTGGCTGATGCCTGGGGAGTTGAGGTCTTTTGCCCGGATGCAAAAATGGAACCCCAGAGAGGACACCCACATCATGAGCCTATAGCTCTCGTACCCCCTGTCGCAGGTGATGATGCTCGGCAAGGGACTGGGGCATCCAGCCATCCGCTCGACCATCTGTTCGCAGGCCTGTATCTCATGCATGTCCTTGTGGTCCTGGATGACGTAGTCCAGGAAATACCCATCGGGTACGGCAGTGAGGACATTGAGATGAAGCTGGTTGCAGACCTTTCCGTTCGGATTATTGGTCATGTGCAGCAACGTACCCGCATCATCCTTGTTCGGGTGGATGCTGATGGCGGAACCATCGCAGGCCACCAGCAGATACTTGTTCTTGATCAGCGTGAACGGCACATCAGTATCCTTGAAATGGTCGA includes:
- a CDS encoding Lin1244/Lin1753 domain-containing protein encodes the protein MRKMFFFRHYMTELQNPNIAALFKRHGARGYGLYWYLLERLYSKDTNTLTYNKDLEKELAKALRMPCWRVRTIVKDLEVLRLVEITSSGLLSSSRVDYEVKEVRETMAKKRG
- a CDS encoding transposase produces the protein MSEYEVKRQRIKGIVRTIYDYQDIRIKMGNRLRFKADGSDQKDNGTAMIINNEDIPSLVDAFQDSKDTEEALVKSLKRELKGIKVYDDFLKNVKGVGPMMAAVIIAEYDIHKAHTISAMNQFTGLNPGMVYGRKKSGDNIVVTDTLIKGDKLTAGFLSPYNVRLRTKMIGVLAPSFIKSKSPYSKFYYDYKERLKNKETMIEGRDKAWNETSDLHRHNAAMRYMIKCFIRDLYYVWRESEGLPTRCPYEEEYLGRKHHIYEGEIA
- a CDS encoding recombination protein NinG, giving the protein MPSAREKALTAFQKYRRYLLADGNGYATCISCGKVGHVSKMDGGHYESRKNKATELEPDNVWPQCKYCNGPLSGNHVAYRNRLISRIGMERLQRLENMVMASKGSEEAMESLSEVDRKAITTKKRDKDYLEIAKRYDKLAKELEKEKLIKNA
- a CDS encoding site-specific integrase; translation: MNATYWARCQLRERKSKDITFGEFSEGFYTRTDERSYRAKNERKNRRYNEYYYYTMDGRLRNYILPTFSNVYLRNIDHIMIDEWFISMRRAASGKQMASNSKNKVLMCMSYIMKEAVNLGLIESNPCEKVDKISEESNPRQPFTEEEMAIMFPEFDNTAIWVWGGLMWASYFLIMKCTGFRPGEIAGLTRSNYYPELKGIYTSQSVNSFTKEVVKRIKTTDKGMKSKIGLLSDQCCRILDKHIARMPKDQEYLFMIDGGYLSVFTSNKHFNSFATKAGIDLKGRTQYCLRHTFQTMIAGEVEKSQIEELMGHTKYRQGYDHRDGKRRLEQLQGLRDRLSNII
- a CDS encoding transposase, coding for MRNYLENKIAKSVARLDLDPDDFRMHFSNPKADFTRFRRQSFSDVVKLGLLSPGSCMKENLRHYFGVGPDRPSASAYIQHRDKLGVQAYRALFDHFKDTDVPFTLIKNKYLLVACDGSAISIHPNKDDAGTLLHMTNNPNGKVCNQLHLNVLTAVPDGYFLDYVIQDHKDMHEIQACEQMVERMAGCPSPLPSIITCDRGYESYRLMMWVSSLGFHFCIRAKDLNSPGISQRYRNMVGEDGLMDTVVTRKYTRCSTVHRNPAIYPDYIYVPQNVINEFIPATRNPLGKVLKSRPLIIDFFEYSFRLVRLQLSETSYEVLLTSLPQSEFSMADLKELYHLRWGVETTLRQLKYDDCSSFSNTRKKVAAIGEIILSMIFHNICTSVLVAFGRSLSRRIKNRKLLYKVSYSDLSKTLRLYASGRDPTITIKKIVKELTMTIQPVRNDRAFSRILEHRSFIPFIYRAA